From one Sphingomonas sp. BT-65 genomic stretch:
- a CDS encoding MFS transporter has translation MKLNPPLLALAAGAFGIGVTEFAPMGLLPVIANDLGVSIPAAGLLVSAYALGVLIGAPLMTLTTGRVPRRTLLIGLAAIFTLGNLLSAVADGYGMLLAARILTSLNHGAFFGVGSIVAASLVPPERRAAAVAAMFMGLTIATIVGVPLATWAGEHLGWRASFWGIAGLGVVTMAALRLTLPAMPAPEGGNIADELRVLTRGPVLGALGLTVIGSSAMFTVFTYITPILQTQTNASLAFVTAMLVTYGVGLTVGNWLGGKFADKSVDRTLIVTLGSLAAILVAFALVMPFHAPVAVLVFLWGVASFALVPPLQVRVMAAAADAPNLASSVNIGAFNLGNAIGAALGGAVIAGGLGYPAVALAGAATSAAGLAMVLWSRRSSVRQARNLATSTC, from the coding sequence ATGAAGCTCAATCCCCCGTTGCTCGCGCTCGCCGCGGGCGCCTTCGGCATCGGCGTGACCGAATTCGCGCCGATGGGCCTGCTGCCCGTGATCGCCAATGATCTCGGCGTATCGATCCCCGCCGCCGGGCTGCTGGTCAGCGCCTATGCGCTGGGCGTGCTGATCGGCGCGCCGCTCATGACGCTGACCACCGGACGCGTGCCGCGGCGGACGCTGCTGATCGGCCTCGCCGCGATCTTCACGCTTGGCAACCTGCTGTCGGCGGTCGCCGATGGCTACGGCATGCTGCTCGCGGCGCGCATCCTCACCTCGCTCAACCATGGCGCGTTCTTCGGCGTCGGGTCGATCGTCGCAGCGAGCCTGGTGCCGCCCGAGCGCCGGGCCGCGGCGGTGGCGGCGATGTTCATGGGGCTGACGATCGCGACGATCGTCGGCGTTCCGCTCGCCACCTGGGCGGGCGAGCATCTTGGCTGGCGCGCGTCCTTCTGGGGCATTGCCGGGCTCGGCGTGGTGACGATGGCGGCGCTGCGGCTAACCCTGCCGGCGATGCCCGCGCCCGAAGGCGGCAACATTGCCGACGAGCTGCGCGTGCTCACCCGCGGTCCGGTGCTCGGCGCGCTCGGGCTCACCGTGATCGGGTCGAGCGCGATGTTCACCGTATTCACGTACATCACGCCGATCCTGCAGACGCAGACCAACGCCTCGCTGGCGTTCGTGACGGCGATGCTGGTGACTTATGGCGTCGGGCTGACCGTGGGCAACTGGCTGGGCGGCAAGTTCGCCGACAAGTCGGTCGACCGCACGCTGATCGTGACGCTCGGCTCGCTCGCCGCGATCCTGGTCGCCTTCGCGCTGGTGATGCCGTTCCATGCGCCGGTGGCGGTGCTGGTGTTCCTGTGGGGCGTGGCGAGCTTCGCGCTGGTGCCGCCGCTGCAGGTGCGGGTGATGGCGGCCGCGGCGGACGCGCCCAACCTCGCCTCCTCGGTCAATATCGGCGCGTTCAACCTTGGCAACGCGATCGGCGCGGCGCTGGGCGGCGCGGTGATCGCGGGCGGGCTCGGCTACCCCGCAGTGGCGCTGGCGGGCGCGGCGACCTCGGCGGCGGGCCTTGCGATGGTGCTATGGTCGCGGCGCAGCAGCGTCCGCCAGGCAAGGAATCTCGCGACCAGCACTTGCTGA
- a CDS encoding DUF885 family protein, with translation MRTTRRQFLATTATLATLPALPAFARGQAAAAGDAAADKLLTATAEQLLENGPESATSLGIDKGERAHLRSKLEDRSIAGKARVAEGLRKRVAELKALDPKGLSPVMRTNVDAVTTAFRNALDGFAFPYGDVAVGGWRNSPYVVVQNVGGYLDIPRFLDTEHKVENAADAASWLARFDQYAGLLDGETERLKVAYDKGVIAPDFLLDKCLKQIALTRGTDAGKWELVTNYTGKPSVTGSQAAEAARIAAGRIAPALDRQIEELKRHRTKATSHAGVWKFPDGEAYYAWALRAGTTTTMTPDEVHKTGQEELKALQAEMDVILRKQGFTQGTVGARMTALGKDPRFLFPDNDAGRAEILKFMTGRIMDMRSRMPRAFHTLVKGNVEVKRLPLAEEPGAPGAYGGAGSIDGTVPGRVWLNLRTTLLHSRFSLPTLAYHEGIPGHAWQGEYTFKLPLVRSLLSFNAYTEGWALYAEQLGAELGAYDEDPIGRLGYLQSLAFRACRLVVDTGLHAKKWTRSQAIEWFATANGSSVEEVSGEVDRYCSWPGQACGYKLGHTEINTLRTKTQKALGPRYDFKAFNDAVVLGGSVPLTVLESVIDRHIASRRA, from the coding sequence ATGCGCACCACTCGCCGCCAGTTCCTCGCCACCACCGCCACGCTCGCGACGCTGCCCGCGCTCCCCGCCTTCGCGCGTGGCCAGGCCGCGGCGGCGGGCGATGCGGCGGCGGACAAGCTGCTCACCGCCACCGCCGAGCAGCTGCTCGAGAATGGCCCCGAGAGCGCGACCAGCCTTGGCATCGACAAGGGCGAGCGCGCGCATCTGCGCTCGAAGCTCGAGGATCGCAGCATCGCCGGCAAGGCGCGCGTCGCCGAGGGGCTGCGCAAGCGCGTCGCGGAACTGAAGGCGCTCGACCCCAAGGGCCTCAGCCCGGTGATGCGCACCAATGTCGATGCGGTCACCACCGCGTTCAGGAACGCGCTCGACGGCTTCGCCTTTCCCTATGGCGACGTCGCGGTCGGCGGGTGGCGCAATTCGCCCTATGTCGTGGTGCAGAATGTCGGCGGCTATCTCGACATCCCGCGCTTCCTCGACACCGAGCACAAGGTCGAGAACGCGGCCGATGCGGCGAGCTGGCTCGCGCGCTTCGACCAATATGCCGGCCTGCTCGACGGCGAGACCGAGCGGCTCAAGGTCGCCTATGACAAGGGCGTGATCGCGCCCGATTTCCTGCTCGACAAATGCCTGAAGCAGATCGCGCTGACCCGCGGCACCGATGCCGGCAAGTGGGAGCTGGTGACCAACTACACCGGCAAGCCGTCGGTCACCGGCAGCCAGGCCGCGGAAGCGGCGCGGATCGCCGCGGGCAGAATCGCCCCCGCGCTCGACCGCCAGATCGAGGAGCTCAAGCGCCACCGCACCAAGGCGACCTCGCATGCGGGCGTGTGGAAATTCCCCGACGGCGAGGCATACTACGCCTGGGCGCTACGCGCTGGCACCACCACGACGATGACGCCGGACGAGGTGCACAAGACCGGCCAGGAGGAGCTGAAGGCGCTCCAGGCCGAGATGGACGTGATCCTCAGGAAGCAGGGCTTCACCCAGGGCACGGTGGGCGCGCGGATGACGGCTTTGGGCAAGGACCCGCGCTTCCTGTTCCCCGACAATGACGCGGGGCGTGCCGAGATCCTCAAGTTCATGACCGGCCGGATCATGGACATGCGCAGCCGGATGCCGCGCGCGTTCCACACCCTGGTCAAGGGCAATGTCGAGGTAAAGCGGCTCCCGCTGGCCGAGGAGCCGGGCGCACCGGGCGCCTATGGCGGCGCGGGGTCGATCGACGGCACGGTGCCGGGCCGGGTGTGGCTCAACCTGCGCACCACGCTGTTGCACTCGCGCTTCAGCCTGCCGACGCTCGCCTATCACGAGGGCATTCCGGGGCACGCCTGGCAGGGCGAATATACCTTCAAGCTGCCGCTGGTCCGCTCGCTGCTGTCGTTCAACGCCTATACCGAGGGCTGGGCGCTCTATGCCGAGCAGCTCGGCGCCGAGCTCGGCGCCTATGACGAAGACCCCATCGGTCGCCTAGGCTATCTCCAGTCCCTCGCCTTCCGCGCCTGCCGGCTGGTGGTCGACACCGGCCTCCACGCCAAGAAATGGACCCGCAGCCAGGCGATCGAATGGTTCGCCACCGCCAACGGTTCGTCGGTCGAGGAGGTCAGCGGCGAAGTCGACCGCTATTGCTCCTGGCCCGGCCAGGCGTGCGGCTACAAGCTCGGCCATACCGAGATCAACACGCTGCGCACCAAGACGCAGAAGGCGCTCGGCCCGCGCTACGACTTCAAGGCGTTCAACGACGCGGTGGTGCTCGGCGGCAGCGTCCCGCTGACCGTGCTCGAAAGCGTCATCGACCGCCACATCGCGAGCCGCAGGGCGTGA
- a CDS encoding NfeD family protein, producing the protein MNWAEQGGFVWLILAAILAIAELMLPGVYLTFIAMGAAITGVLALLFPELGMVGQLVSFAAWSMVFVLVGKRWYGANPVPSSDPDLNNRAARMIGQTVTVVEPITGGTGRVRVGDGEWPAEGPDLAVGEKARIAGVRGGVVVVEAVKAIGDT; encoded by the coding sequence ATGAACTGGGCCGAACAGGGCGGTTTCGTCTGGCTGATCCTCGCCGCGATCCTCGCGATCGCCGAGCTGATGCTGCCGGGCGTGTACCTGACCTTCATCGCGATGGGCGCGGCGATCACCGGGGTGCTCGCGTTGCTGTTCCCCGAATTGGGGATGGTCGGCCAGCTGGTGAGCTTCGCGGCCTGGTCGATGGTGTTCGTGCTGGTCGGCAAGCGCTGGTACGGCGCCAATCCCGTACCGAGCAGCGATCCCGACCTCAACAACCGCGCCGCGCGGATGATCGGCCAGACGGTGACGGTGGTCGAGCCGATCACCGGCGGCACCGGCCGGGTGCGCGTCGGCGACGGCGAATGGCCGGCGGAGGGGCCTGACCTTGCTGTCGGCGAGAAGGCGCGGATCGCGGGCGTGCGCGGCGGCGTGGTGGTGGTCGAGGCGGTGAAGGCGATCGGCGACACCTGA
- a CDS encoding cold-shock protein, translating into MITGTVKFFNPDKGFGFIAPEGGGGDAFVHISAVERAGMRTLDKDQRVTYELETDNRGKTSAVNLQSA; encoded by the coding sequence ATGATCACCGGAACCGTAAAATTCTTCAACCCTGACAAAGGCTTCGGCTTCATCGCGCCCGAAGGCGGCGGCGGCGATGCCTTCGTCCATATCTCGGCAGTCGAGCGCGCTGGCATGCGCACGCTCGATAAGGACCAGCGCGTGACCTACGAGCTCGAGACCGACAACCGCGGCAAGACCTCGGCCGTCAATCTCCAGTCCGCCTGA
- a CDS encoding CoA ester lyase, whose amino-acid sequence MSTVHYIAPRTALFLPASNARAIEKARTLAADMVILDLEDAVKAEDKERAREAAKTAEGFGGRPFGIRVNPDDSEHWKKDLKAVKKSAATHVIVPKVEKPETIVYAAAYADRPVLAMIETAAGVMNVGPIASASGWGVEMAGLIAGTNDLAASLKLPPAAGRAQIQLALQLIVLAARGREIWAIDGVFNKLDDPEGLAAEAAEGRLLGFDGKSLIHPNQIDIARAAFAPSEAELEEARALIAAASGGAERYKDRLVEDLHVEQAKLLLARNAT is encoded by the coding sequence ATGAGCACAGTCCATTACATCGCGCCGCGCACCGCGCTGTTCCTGCCCGCATCGAACGCGCGGGCGATCGAGAAGGCGCGGACCCTCGCCGCCGACATGGTGATCCTCGACCTTGAGGATGCGGTGAAGGCCGAGGACAAGGAGCGCGCGCGAGAGGCGGCGAAGACCGCCGAGGGCTTTGGTGGCCGCCCGTTCGGCATCCGCGTGAACCCGGACGACAGCGAGCATTGGAAGAAGGACCTCAAGGCGGTGAAGAAATCCGCCGCCACCCACGTGATCGTGCCCAAGGTCGAGAAGCCCGAGACGATCGTCTATGCCGCCGCCTATGCCGACCGGCCGGTGCTGGCGATGATCGAGACCGCGGCGGGGGTGATGAATGTCGGCCCGATCGCATCGGCAAGCGGCTGGGGCGTCGAGATGGCGGGGCTGATCGCGGGTACCAACGATCTCGCGGCCTCGCTCAAGCTTCCTCCGGCAGCAGGACGCGCGCAGATTCAGCTCGCGCTCCAGCTCATCGTGCTCGCCGCGCGCGGGCGCGAGATCTGGGCGATCGACGGCGTGTTCAACAAGCTCGACGATCCCGAGGGACTGGCCGCCGAGGCCGCCGAGGGCCGCCTGCTCGGCTTCGACGGCAAGAGCCTGATCCATCCCAACCAGATCGACATCGCCCGCGCGGCGTTCGCTCCCAGCGAAGCCGAGCTGGAGGAAGCGCGCGCGCTGATCGCCGCGGCTTCGGGTGGCGCCGAGCGCTACAAGGACCGGCTGGTCGAGGATCTGCATGTCGAGCAGGCCAAGCTGCTGCTGGCGCGTAACGCTACCTAA
- a CDS encoding SPFH domain-containing protein yields the protein MELTVGAFFVGVLLVLMYLFSSIKIVRQGYEYTIEHFGRFTTVAKPGFNLYPAFFYRVGRRVNMMEQVIDIPGQEIITKDNAMISTDGVVFFQVLDAAKAAYEVSDLYVALLQLTTTNLRTVMGSMDLDETLSKRDEINARLLSVVDHATTPWGVKITRVEIKDIRPPADIVNAMGRQMKAEREKRANILEAEGSRASEILRAEGQKQARILEAEGRKESAFRDAEARERAAEAEAKATELVSQAVESGSAASLNYFIAQKYVEAVGKFATSPNAKTILFPVEATQLIGTLGGIGELARDALGKIQPPAAPPAPPARVRQSPFVEKDGE from the coding sequence ATGGAACTGACCGTAGGTGCCTTTTTCGTCGGCGTGTTGCTGGTGCTGATGTACCTGTTCTCCAGCATCAAGATCGTGCGCCAGGGCTATGAGTACACGATCGAGCATTTCGGCCGCTTCACCACCGTCGCGAAGCCCGGGTTCAACCTCTACCCGGCCTTCTTCTACCGCGTCGGCCGCCGCGTGAACATGATGGAGCAGGTGATCGACATCCCCGGGCAGGAGATCATCACCAAGGACAATGCGATGATCTCCACCGACGGCGTGGTGTTCTTCCAGGTGCTCGACGCTGCCAAGGCCGCATATGAGGTGAGTGACCTCTATGTCGCGCTGCTCCAGCTGACGACCACCAACCTGCGCACCGTGATGGGCTCGATGGACCTCGACGAGACGCTGTCGAAGCGCGACGAGATCAACGCGCGATTGCTCTCGGTGGTCGATCACGCGACCACGCCATGGGGCGTCAAGATCACCCGTGTCGAGATCAAGGACATCCGCCCGCCCGCCGACATCGTCAACGCGATGGGCCGCCAGATGAAGGCGGAGCGCGAAAAGCGCGCCAACATCCTCGAGGCCGAAGGTTCGCGCGCTTCAGAGATCCTGCGCGCCGAGGGCCAGAAGCAGGCGCGCATCCTCGAGGCTGAGGGCCGCAAGGAATCGGCGTTCCGCGACGCCGAGGCGCGCGAGCGCGCGGCGGAGGCCGAGGCCAAGGCAACCGAGCTGGTCAGCCAGGCGGTTGAATCCGGCTCCGCGGCCTCGCTCAACTATTTCATCGCGCAGAAATATGTCGAGGCGGTCGGCAAGTTCGCGACCTCGCCCAATGCCAAGACGATCCTGTTCCCGGTCGAGGCGACTCAGCTGATCGGCACGCTGGGCGGGATCGGCGAGCTCGCCAGGGACGCGCTCGGCAAGATCCAGCCGCCCGCCGCGCCGCCTGCCCCGCCCGCCCGCGTGCGCCAGTCGCCCTTCGTGGAGAAGGACGGCGAATGA
- the guaB gene encoding IMP dehydrogenase, translating into MDIPLGLTFDDVLLYPGESEVLPSMADTRTHVTRDLALNIPIISSAMDTVTEADMAIVMAQLGGIGVLHRNLTIEEQVEAVRAVKRFESGMVVNPITMAPTGTLAEAQALMARHKISGIPITEPSGKLVGILTNRDVRFAENPKQPVSELMTHDNLATVSIGVGQDEARRLLHQRRIEKLLVVDADYRCVGLITVKDIEKAVNYPEATKDGAGRLCVAAATTVGDMGFERTEALVDAEVDLIVIDTAHGHNKDVARAVERVKKLSNRVQVVAGNVATGEATKALIGAGADGVKVGIGPGSICTTRVVAGVGVPQLTAVMDSANEAAKSGVPVIADGGLRTSGDLAKALAAGASTCMVGSLLAGTEEAPGETFLYQGRSYKSYRGMGSVGAMGRGSADRYFQGDIKDQLKLVPEGIEGQVAFKGPAKDVIHQLVGGIKAAMGYTGAATIPDLQKKGRFVRITGAGLRESHVHDVTITREAPNYPTR; encoded by the coding sequence ATGGACATTCCCCTCGGCCTCACCTTCGACGACGTCCTTCTCTACCCGGGCGAATCCGAGGTGCTGCCGAGCATGGCGGACACCCGAACCCATGTGACGCGCGACCTCGCGCTCAACATCCCGATAATCTCCTCGGCAATGGATACGGTGACCGAGGCGGACATGGCGATCGTCATGGCGCAATTGGGCGGCATCGGCGTGCTCCACCGCAACCTCACGATCGAGGAGCAGGTCGAGGCGGTGCGCGCGGTCAAGCGCTTCGAGAGCGGGATGGTCGTCAACCCGATCACGATGGCGCCGACCGGCACGCTGGCGGAGGCACAGGCGCTGATGGCGCGGCACAAGATCAGCGGTATCCCGATCACCGAACCGAGCGGCAAGCTCGTCGGCATCCTCACCAACCGCGACGTGCGCTTCGCCGAGAACCCGAAGCAGCCGGTCAGCGAGCTGATGACGCACGACAATCTCGCCACGGTCTCCATCGGGGTCGGGCAGGACGAGGCGCGGCGGCTGCTCCACCAGCGGCGGATCGAGAAATTGCTGGTGGTCGACGCCGATTATCGCTGCGTCGGCCTGATCACGGTCAAGGACATCGAAAAGGCGGTGAACTATCCCGAGGCGACCAAGGACGGCGCCGGCCGCCTGTGCGTCGCCGCCGCGACCACCGTGGGCGACATGGGCTTCGAGCGCACCGAGGCGCTGGTCGATGCCGAGGTCGATCTGATCGTGATCGACACCGCGCACGGCCACAACAAGGACGTCGCGCGCGCGGTCGAGCGGGTGAAGAAGCTCTCCAACCGTGTGCAGGTCGTCGCCGGCAATGTCGCGACGGGCGAGGCGACCAAGGCGCTGATCGGCGCGGGCGCGGACGGGGTGAAGGTCGGCATCGGCCCGGGCTCGATCTGCACCACGCGCGTCGTCGCGGGCGTCGGCGTGCCGCAGCTGACGGCGGTGATGGACAGCGCCAACGAAGCCGCCAAGTCGGGCGTGCCGGTGATCGCCGATGGCGGCCTGCGCACCTCGGGCGACCTTGCCAAGGCGCTGGCGGCGGGCGCCTCGACCTGCATGGTCGGCTCGCTGCTCGCGGGCACCGAGGAAGCGCCGGGCGAGACCTTCCTGTATCAGGGCCGCTCGTACAAATCGTACCGTGGCATGGGGTCCGTCGGCGCGATGGGCCGCGGCTCGGCCGACCGCTATTTCCAGGGCGACATCAAGGATCAACTCAAGCTCGTTCCCGAGGGGATTGAGGGCCAAGTGGCGTTCAAGGGTCCGGCCAAGGATGTGATCCACCAGCTGGTCGGCGGCATCAAGGCGGCAATGGGTTACACCGGCGCTGCGACGATCCCGGATCTGCAGAAAAAGGGCCGCTTCGTGCGCATCACCGGCGCGGGCCTGCGCGAAAGCCATGTCCATGACGTGACGATCACGCGTGAGGCGCCGAACTACCCGACCCGCTAG
- a CDS encoding DUF6481 family protein — MAAYREPGFQERVALAAKAKAAALERLKTKPPIDEAEQAARAARTLARETAAAEKRAAGRLAKEDAAARKRADAVAASATADAQADEAAPTDADRKAARDARYAARKGRKSK, encoded by the coding sequence ATGGCAGCATATCGGGAACCCGGTTTCCAGGAGCGCGTGGCGCTTGCCGCAAAGGCCAAGGCCGCGGCGCTGGAACGGCTGAAGACGAAGCCACCCATCGACGAAGCCGAGCAAGCGGCACGCGCCGCGCGGACGCTCGCGCGCGAAACGGCTGCGGCCGAGAAGCGCGCCGCCGGCCGGCTCGCCAAGGAAGACGCAGCCGCCAGGAAGCGTGCCGACGCGGTCGCGGCATCCGCTACGGCGGACGCGCAGGCCGATGAAGCCGCGCCGACCGATGCGGATCGCAAGGCCGCTCGTGACGCCCGTTATGCGGCGCGCAAGGGCAGGAAGTCGAAATAG
- the chrA gene encoding chromate efflux transporter has product MSVAAAGARPAPVSLGEAAGVWARIAALSFGGPAGQIAVMHRILVDEKRWIGEQRFLHALNFCMLLPGPEAQQLATYIGWLLHKRLGGLIAGGLFILPGALAIMALSWVYVLYGNTGLVAGLFLGLKAAVLAIVLQAVIRIGSRALRTAEAKLLAAVAFVLIFFLAVPFPIIVLGAALIGWLAGRAGSLAFAGGGGHGAAGAGVTDADTLLGEGLPEHARPRWQGVVFDVVLWLILWLAPIVALLVVLGPDHVFSQIALFFAKMAMVTFGGAYAVLAYVAQQAVENYGWLSPQEMLDGLGMAETTPGPLIMVLQFVGFLGAYRDPGMLSPLWAGTLGGLLATWVTFAPCFLWIFLGAPFIERMRGNAALAGALSAITAAVVGVVLNLALWFAIHAVFRRVTPVEAGPVKFDLPVLASIDPWTALLTLAAIVAVFRFRIGTFTVLAAAAVAGIALRFAGLA; this is encoded by the coding sequence GTGAGCGTCGCGGCGGCGGGCGCACGGCCCGCACCGGTCTCGCTGGGCGAGGCGGCCGGCGTGTGGGCGCGGATCGCCGCGCTCTCGTTCGGCGGGCCGGCGGGGCAGATCGCGGTGATGCACCGCATCCTGGTCGACGAGAAGCGCTGGATTGGCGAGCAGCGGTTCCTCCACGCGCTCAACTTCTGCATGCTGCTGCCGGGCCCCGAGGCGCAGCAGCTCGCCACCTATATCGGCTGGTTGCTCCACAAGCGGCTGGGCGGGCTGATCGCCGGGGGATTGTTCATCCTGCCCGGCGCGCTGGCGATCATGGCGCTGAGCTGGGTCTATGTGCTCTACGGCAACACCGGTCTCGTCGCCGGGCTGTTCCTCGGGCTCAAGGCGGCGGTGCTGGCGATCGTGCTGCAGGCGGTGATCCGCATCGGCAGCCGCGCGCTGCGGACCGCGGAGGCGAAGCTGCTTGCGGCTGTGGCGTTCGTGCTGATCTTCTTCTTGGCGGTGCCGTTCCCGATCATCGTGCTCGGCGCGGCGCTGATCGGCTGGCTGGCGGGGCGCGCGGGCAGTCTGGCCTTTGCCGGCGGCGGCGGACATGGCGCGGCAGGCGCGGGCGTGACCGATGCCGATACGTTGCTGGGCGAGGGGCTGCCCGAACATGCCCGGCCGCGCTGGCAGGGCGTGGTGTTCGACGTCGTCCTCTGGCTGATCCTGTGGCTCGCGCCGATCGTTGCACTGCTCGTCGTGCTCGGCCCGGATCATGTGTTCAGCCAGATCGCGTTGTTCTTCGCCAAGATGGCGATGGTGACGTTCGGCGGCGCCTATGCCGTGCTCGCCTATGTCGCGCAGCAGGCGGTCGAGAATTACGGCTGGCTCAGCCCGCAGGAGATGCTCGACGGGCTCGGCATGGCGGAGACCACGCCTGGGCCGCTGATCATGGTGCTGCAGTTCGTCGGCTTCCTCGGCGCGTATCGCGACCCGGGCATGCTTTCACCGCTCTGGGCGGGGACGCTGGGCGGATTGCTTGCCACCTGGGTGACCTTCGCGCCGTGCTTCCTGTGGATCTTCCTCGGCGCGCCGTTCATCGAGCGGATGCGCGGCAATGCGGCGCTTGCGGGTGCGCTGTCGGCGATCACCGCGGCGGTAGTGGGCGTGGTGCTCAACCTCGCTTTGTGGTTCGCGATCCATGCGGTGTTCCGGCGGGTGACGCCGGTGGAGGCGGGGCCGGTCAAGTTCGACTTGCCAGTGCTCGCCAGTATCGATCCGTGGACCGCGTTGCTGACGCTCGCTGCGATCGTCGCGGTGTTCCGCTTCCGGATCGGCACCTTCACCGTGCTCGCGGCGGCTGCCGTAGCGGGGATCGCGCTGCGGTTCGCCGGACTGGCGTGA
- a CDS encoding methyltransferase domain-containing protein has product MPAAIDEAKLHTFIGKMLGDLGGAMSVPTVRIGLRSGLFEALAQSPATAAELAERAGGLHERYVREWALAQTANGYVDFDPATDRFSLSPEQAMVFVNQDSPVYLAGAFELVAAMIEAEPKVEECFRHGTGVRWGDHAGCLFCATGAFFRPGYVNNIVQAWIPALDGVEARLRGGAKVADVGCGVGFSTLLMAEAYPESEFTGYDFHAPSIEEARRHAEAHGLGDRVRFEVAAAKEIADGGFDLVTMYDCLHDMGDPRGCAAHMRSILAPGGTWMIVEPIAGDSPEQNFNPVGRLYYNASTMICVPTSLDQEVGEGLGAQAGEAKLAQIVREAGFERVRRATEGPFNMVLEAV; this is encoded by the coding sequence ATGCCCGCAGCGATCGACGAAGCAAAGCTTCACACGTTCATCGGCAAGATGCTGGGAGATCTCGGCGGCGCGATGAGCGTGCCAACGGTGCGCATCGGCCTCCGGTCGGGGCTGTTCGAGGCGCTCGCGCAGTCCCCCGCCACCGCAGCTGAACTCGCCGAGCGCGCAGGCGGGCTTCACGAGCGCTATGTGCGCGAATGGGCGCTGGCGCAGACGGCAAACGGCTATGTCGATTTCGATCCTGCGACCGATCGTTTCAGCCTGTCGCCCGAGCAGGCGATGGTGTTCGTGAACCAGGACAGCCCCGTCTATCTGGCCGGCGCGTTCGAGCTGGTCGCCGCGATGATCGAGGCGGAACCGAAGGTCGAGGAATGCTTCCGCCACGGCACCGGCGTGCGCTGGGGCGATCATGCCGGCTGCCTGTTCTGCGCGACGGGCGCTTTTTTTCGGCCAGGCTATGTGAACAACATCGTGCAGGCGTGGATTCCCGCGCTGGACGGGGTCGAGGCCAGGCTGCGCGGCGGGGCGAAGGTGGCCGATGTCGGCTGCGGCGTAGGCTTTTCCACCCTGCTGATGGCGGAGGCTTATCCGGAGAGCGAGTTCACCGGCTACGACTTCCACGCGCCGTCGATCGAGGAGGCGCGCCGCCATGCCGAGGCGCATGGCCTCGGCGATCGTGTGCGCTTCGAGGTCGCGGCCGCGAAGGAGATCGCGGACGGCGGCTTCGATCTCGTCACCATGTACGACTGCCTGCACGACATGGGCGATCCGCGCGGGTGCGCCGCGCATATGCGCAGCATCCTGGCGCCGGGCGGCACCTGGATGATCGTCGAACCGATCGCCGGCGACAGCCCCGAGCAGAATTTCAATCCGGTCGGGCGGCTCTACTACAATGCATCGACGATGATCTGCGTCCCGACCTCGCTGGATCAGGAAGTGGGCGAGGGCCTGGGCGCGCAGGCCGGCGAGGCCAAGCTCGCGCAAATCGTCCGTGAGGCGGGTTTCGAACGGGTCCGGCGCGCCACCGAAGGGCCCTTCAACATGGTGCTCGAAGCCGTCTGA
- a CDS encoding aldo/keto reductase, which translates to MEYRQLGASGLRVPVLSFGTGTFGGTGPLFGAWGTSDAAEARRLVDICLDAGVNLFDTADVYSNGASEEVLGEAIKGRRDQVLISTKTGLPMGDGPTDWGVSRSRLIAAVEASLKRLGTDHIDLLQLHALDAHTPVEELLETLDMLIAQGKLRYAGVSNYPGWQLMKALAAADRHGWPRFVAHQVYYSLIGRAYEADLMPLAADQGVGALVWSPLGWGRLTGKIGRNRPVPEGSRLHDTEQFAPPVSEEHLYKVIDAIEAVAGETGKTVPQVAINWLLQRPTVSSVIIGARNEEQLRQNLGAVGWSLTPEQVAALDAASDVLPPYPHTPYRQQEGFARLNPPLV; encoded by the coding sequence ATGGAATATCGGCAATTGGGCGCATCGGGACTGCGCGTGCCGGTGCTGAGCTTCGGCACCGGCACCTTCGGCGGTACCGGGCCGCTGTTCGGGGCGTGGGGCACCAGCGACGCAGCCGAAGCACGGCGGCTGGTGGACATCTGCCTCGACGCCGGGGTGAACCTGTTCGACACCGCCGACGTCTATTCGAACGGCGCGTCGGAGGAGGTGCTGGGCGAGGCGATCAAGGGCCGGCGCGACCAGGTGCTGATCTCGACCAAGACCGGGCTGCCGATGGGCGACGGGCCCACAGACTGGGGCGTCTCCCGTTCGCGGCTGATCGCCGCGGTCGAGGCGTCGCTCAAGCGGCTCGGCACCGACCATATCGACCTGCTCCAGCTCCATGCACTCGACGCGCACACCCCGGTCGAGGAGCTGCTGGAGACGCTCGACATGCTGATCGCCCAGGGCAAGCTGCGCTATGCCGGCGTCTCCAACTATCCCGGCTGGCAGCTGATGAAGGCGCTCGCCGCCGCGGACCGGCACGGCTGGCCGCGCTTCGTGGCGCACCAGGTCTATTATTCGCTGATCGGCCGCGCCTATGAGGCCGACCTGATGCCGCTCGCCGCCGACCAGGGTGTGGGCGCTTTGGTGTGGAGCCCGCTCGGCTGGGGCCGCTTGACCGGCAAGATCGGTCGCAACCGCCCGGTGCCCGAGGGCAGCCGGCTGCACGACACCGAGCAGTTCGCGCCGCCGGTGAGCGAGGAGCATCTCTACAAGGTGATCGACGCGATCGAGGCGGTGGCCGGGGAGACGGGCAAGACCGTGCCGCAAGTCGCGATCAACTGGCTGCTCCAGCGCCCGACCGTGTCGTCGGTCATCATCGGCGCGCGCAACGAGGAGCAGCTGCGGCAGAATCTCGGCGCGGTCGGCTGGTCGCTGACGCCCGAGCAGGTCGCCGCGCTCGATGCGGCGAGCGACGTGCTGCCGCCTTACCCCCACACGCCCTACCGGCAGCAGGAGGGCTTTGCCCGCCTCAATCCGCCGCTGGTCTGA